In Phaseolus vulgaris cultivar G19833 chromosome 10, P. vulgaris v2.0, whole genome shotgun sequence, a single genomic region encodes these proteins:
- the LOC137818466 gene encoding uncharacterized protein, which translates to MFGIISWLGQIFFKLLGTEWRKKQIKKITDQVFDQLKNEEQSDNLSFRDIYIATLLVYNGINKYIPGPHCDPPSKDTVKQFIKKCDHNKDDQIDRDEFFGFIKQMAPETFNVVRRKLVATLVVAPTVAATTKKTTEHVPGVGKLVQRLPKAVYVALLTIAAVWFQENNQDS; encoded by the exons ATGTTTGGTATCATATCATGGCTGGGACAAATCTTCTTCAAGTTACTTG GTACGGAGTGGAGGAAAAAGCAAATTAAAAAGATAACAGACCAAGTTTTTGACCAACTCAAGAATGAAGAGCAATCTGATAACTTGAGTTTTCGAGATATCTATATTGCTACTTTACTTGTGTACAA TGGTATCAACAAGTATATTCCTGGTCCCCATTGTGATCCTCCTTCAAAAGACACAGTCAAACAATTCATTAAG AAATGTGATCACAACAAGGATGATCAAATTGATCGTGATGAATTTTTCGGTTTCATTAAGCAAATGGCACCTGAAACATTCAATGTTGTTCGTAGAAAACTTGTAGCCACTTTGGTTGTTGCACCAACAGTTGcagcaacaacaaaaaaaactacTGAACATGTACCAGGTGTTGGGAAACTGGTGCAAAGGTTACCTAAAGCAGTTTATGTTGCCCTTTTGACAATTGCAGCTGTGTGGTTCCAAGAGAACAATCAGGATTCTTAG